The Bacillus sp. Y1 genome has a window encoding:
- a CDS encoding DUF2798 domain-containing protein — translation MGKNKKEQLVFTTLTCACMVLGMSIYNVLLLKGFTSNVWFDVIIGFIPAFIVGLLLDIFVVGKLSKTVVTKIVKSGDPLIKKILFMSFFMVTGMVLLMSLYGTIMNVGISPELPSAYVKGVGFNFIAALPLQLLIVGPIVRLIFTKIYSEERTLSPAQN, via the coding sequence GTGGGAAAAAACAAAAAGGAACAACTGGTGTTCACTACCCTTACTTGTGCTTGTATGGTATTGGGGATGAGCATCTACAACGTATTATTATTGAAAGGATTTACTTCTAATGTATGGTTTGATGTGATCATCGGATTTATTCCAGCGTTTATTGTTGGATTATTATTAGATATTTTTGTAGTAGGAAAACTATCAAAAACCGTAGTAACCAAAATCGTGAAATCAGGAGATCCATTGATTAAAAAGATTCTATTTATGTCATTTTTTATGGTTACGGGAATGGTTTTGCTAATGTCTCTATATGGTACCATCATGAATGTTGGAATTAGCCCCGAACTTCCAAGCGCGTATGTTAAAGGGGTAGGCTTTAACTTTATTGCCGCCTTGCCACTACAACTTTTAATTGTTGGTCCCATTGTTCGCTTGATTTTTACAAAGATATATTCTGAAGAACGTACACTTTCACCCGCACAAAACTAA